From Mycolicibacterium nivoides, a single genomic window includes:
- a CDS encoding FAD-dependent oxidoreductase: MTEPRESPRGISRQTFLRGAAGALAVGTVFGSTRASADPRASGWADLAAAIRGQVILPDSGGQFASAKAVFNTNFNGLAPAAVVAPSSVADVQRAMAFAANNNLKVAPRGGGHSYVGASTANGTMVLDLRQLPGDINYDAGTGYVTVTPATGLYAIHQALAGAGRGIPTGTCPSVGAAGHALGGGLGAQSRHAGLMSDQLVSATVVLPGGGAVTASANENPDLFWALRGGGGGNFGVTTALTFATFPTSDVDAVSLNFPLQSFAQVLVGWQAWLRTADRSTWALADTVTDPGGARCRILATCLAGSGDAVAAGVTKAVGLQPIGVDRHTFNYLDLVQYLAVNNLNPSPLGYVGGSDVFQSITPAVAQGIAAAFNAFPSGAGRPLVIMHALDGALATVGPADTAFPWRRQSALVQWYVENSGSPAAASQWLNTAHQAVAPYSVGGYVNYLEANQPASRYFGANLSRLAATRQKYDPGRIMFSGLNF, translated from the coding sequence ATGACGGAACCGCGGGAGTCACCGCGTGGTATCTCACGTCAGACGTTCCTTCGGGGCGCCGCCGGGGCATTGGCCGTGGGAACGGTGTTCGGGTCGACCCGGGCCAGTGCCGATCCCAGGGCCTCCGGCTGGGCTGATCTGGCCGCCGCCATCAGGGGGCAGGTGATACTGCCGGACAGCGGTGGGCAATTCGCCTCGGCCAAGGCGGTTTTCAACACCAACTTCAATGGCCTGGCGCCCGCGGCAGTCGTCGCCCCGAGTTCGGTGGCGGACGTTCAGAGGGCAATGGCCTTCGCGGCCAACAACAATCTCAAAGTTGCTCCACGCGGCGGTGGGCACTCGTATGTGGGCGCGTCGACGGCGAACGGCACCATGGTCCTTGACCTGCGCCAATTGCCCGGAGACATCAACTACGACGCCGGTACCGGGTATGTCACCGTGACCCCTGCGACCGGTCTGTATGCGATCCACCAGGCGCTCGCGGGAGCCGGCCGGGGAATCCCGACAGGTACCTGTCCGTCGGTCGGCGCGGCCGGCCATGCCCTGGGAGGCGGGTTGGGCGCCCAGTCGCGCCATGCGGGCCTGATGTCCGATCAACTGGTGTCGGCGACGGTGGTGCTACCCGGTGGCGGGGCCGTCACCGCCTCGGCCAACGAGAACCCTGACCTGTTCTGGGCGTTGCGCGGCGGGGGCGGTGGCAACTTCGGAGTGACGACGGCGCTGACCTTCGCCACCTTCCCGACCAGCGACGTGGATGCCGTGAGCCTCAACTTCCCGCTGCAGTCATTCGCGCAGGTTCTGGTCGGCTGGCAGGCCTGGCTGCGTACCGCCGACCGCAGCACCTGGGCACTGGCCGACACCGTCACCGACCCGGGAGGCGCGCGCTGCCGCATCCTTGCGACCTGCCTGGCGGGATCAGGTGACGCCGTCGCGGCCGGCGTCACCAAAGCGGTCGGGCTGCAACCCATCGGGGTGGACAGGCACACGTTCAATTACCTGGACCTGGTGCAATACCTGGCCGTCAACAACCTCAACCCGTCGCCGCTCGGCTATGTCGGCGGATCTGACGTTTTCCAGTCGATCACCCCGGCCGTCGCCCAGGGGATCGCCGCGGCGTTCAACGCTTTTCCCAGTGGAGCCGGCCGTCCGTTGGTGATCATGCACGCGCTCGACGGCGCACTCGCAACCGTGGGGCCGGCGGACACCGCCTTTCCGTGGCGGCGACAGTCCGCATTGGTGCAGTGGTACGTCGAGAACTCCGGCTCTCCGGCGGCGGCGTCCCAGTGGCTCAACACCGCCCACCAAGCGGTCGCGCCGTATTCGGTGGGCGGTTACGTCAACTATCTCGAGGCGAACCAGCCGGCATCGCGATATTTCGGGGCCAACCTATCCCGGCTGGCCGCCACCCGACAGAAGTATGACCCGGGCCGGATCATGTTCTCGGGCCTGAACTTTTGA
- a CDS encoding DUF6891 domain-containing protein — MSAPSNPNVIPAYATLPDLPLDDEDRATLTSEIWGMLVTGNDDVEEFLEIYAEDYELSEDQLTNAFTALREARLRQQAEIGDYRSRTRAAFDELNANGVIARADFSCCGTCASAEIGDERDDSRHWSGFIYFHSQDTDRLVEDGSTYVGYGAFEPENFDEEAYNQLSDQAKEDLYFSDVVRMLDETVFPIVRRHGIEPEWNRDLGTRVLLTNADWYAPIES, encoded by the coding sequence GTGAGCGCACCGTCGAACCCGAACGTGATCCCTGCCTACGCCACGCTCCCCGACCTCCCGTTGGACGACGAAGACCGCGCCACACTCACCTCCGAGATCTGGGGCATGTTGGTCACCGGAAACGACGACGTAGAGGAGTTCCTCGAGATCTACGCCGAGGACTACGAACTCTCCGAGGACCAGCTCACCAACGCCTTCACCGCGTTGCGCGAGGCGAGACTGCGCCAACAGGCCGAGATCGGCGACTACCGGTCGCGGACCCGCGCGGCGTTCGACGAGTTGAACGCCAACGGCGTGATCGCCCGCGCTGACTTCTCCTGCTGCGGCACCTGCGCCTCCGCCGAGATCGGCGACGAGCGCGACGACAGCCGCCACTGGAGCGGCTTCATCTACTTCCACAGCCAGGACACCGACAGGCTGGTCGAGGACGGCAGTACCTACGTCGGCTATGGAGCGTTCGAGCCGGAGAACTTCGACGAGGAGGCGTACAACCAGCTCAGCGATCAGGCGAAGGAGGACCTGTACTTCAGCGACGTCGTCCGGATGCTCGACGAGACCGTGTTCCCCATCGTGCGGCGCCACGGCATCGAGCCGGAGTGGAACCGCGACCTGGGGACGCGGGTGCTGCTCACCAACGCCGACTGGTACGCGCCGATCGAGAGCTGA
- a CDS encoding SRPBCC family protein, producing MTDDTMSAACTIAASAETVFAVLADPTTHQAIDGTGWVRESLDGKQLTDTGQIFRMAMYHDNYGGMHYEMANRVEVFEPPHAIAWLPGQGADDAHLDFGGWIWRYDLKPLGEDRTEVTLTYDWSAVPAATREHIEFPPFDRQHLDNSLKHLAGLAQGRA from the coding sequence ATGACTGACGACACCATGAGCGCCGCATGCACCATTGCCGCGTCCGCCGAGACCGTGTTCGCGGTGCTTGCCGACCCGACCACCCATCAGGCGATCGACGGCACCGGCTGGGTGCGGGAATCGCTCGACGGCAAGCAGCTGACCGACACCGGCCAGATTTTCCGGATGGCGATGTACCACGACAACTATGGGGGCATGCACTACGAGATGGCCAACCGGGTTGAGGTATTCGAGCCGCCGCACGCGATCGCGTGGCTGCCGGGCCAGGGCGCTGACGACGCCCACCTCGACTTCGGCGGCTGGATCTGGCGCTACGACCTCAAGCCGCTCGGCGAGGACCGGACGGAGGTCACCCTGACGTACGACTGGTCGGCGGTGCCGGCGGCCACTCGCGAACACATCGAGTTCCCGCCGTTCGACCGGCAGCACCTGGACAACTCGCTCAAGCACCTCGCCGGGCTGGCACAGGGCCGGGCGTAG
- a CDS encoding adenylate/guanylate cyclase domain-containing protein: protein MDRIFQWVWDRYGPAYSWAICALIYPPGLLIYLGYSFTVVAFERSGRFVDAAIVTAVAVLVRVYVLVLPRSKELRLIEKWAAGSEVDPTTALQATFTYARKTTIRTLVTDVMWAPLLGVVVGGIAGATGWRLVQYGVLGAAYAAAVGVINMHSFVEGAMRPVRAAVAGDTGIGDSLPRSRPTFATWSKMSMLAVAFVFATSGAILAAMIDRAREDPVVSVVIGGVLALVSGQLAVVVTAPFLRPIRDLAQGTERVADGDYGRRLPVVQDDDLGALSASFNRMQAGLAERQRLQAAFGTYVDPALAARLLEQGDDVFTGERREVTVMFVDIRDFTPFAEANTAEDTVARLNALFEIVVPAVVEAGGHVNKFLGDGALAVFGAPNDLANHADAAVSAAMLMQRLVAERFEGALRIGIGINTGVVIAGTIGGGGKLEFTLIGDTVNVAARVEQLTKMTGDSILLTQPTVDALDTPPPGLADRGLHELKGKSAAVKVFGLNL from the coding sequence ATGGACCGGATCTTTCAGTGGGTGTGGGATCGGTACGGGCCCGCGTACTCCTGGGCGATCTGTGCCCTCATCTACCCGCCAGGGCTGCTCATCTATCTCGGCTATTCGTTCACGGTTGTCGCTTTCGAAAGGTCTGGTCGTTTCGTCGACGCGGCCATCGTCACCGCTGTCGCGGTGCTGGTGCGGGTTTACGTGCTGGTCCTTCCGCGCTCGAAGGAGTTGCGCCTGATCGAAAAGTGGGCGGCGGGCAGCGAGGTCGATCCGACAACGGCACTTCAGGCCACGTTCACCTACGCGCGGAAGACGACTATCCGAACGCTCGTGACCGATGTGATGTGGGCCCCGCTGCTCGGCGTCGTTGTCGGTGGGATCGCCGGGGCGACCGGCTGGCGGCTGGTCCAGTACGGCGTTCTCGGTGCCGCGTACGCCGCTGCCGTCGGGGTGATCAACATGCACAGTTTCGTCGAGGGCGCGATGCGCCCGGTGAGGGCTGCCGTGGCCGGTGACACCGGTATCGGTGACTCGCTGCCGCGCTCCCGCCCGACCTTTGCCACGTGGTCCAAGATGTCCATGCTCGCGGTGGCGTTCGTGTTCGCCACGTCGGGCGCGATCCTGGCAGCGATGATCGATCGTGCCCGCGAGGATCCCGTCGTCTCCGTCGTGATCGGGGGCGTATTGGCGCTCGTCTCAGGGCAACTCGCAGTCGTGGTGACCGCGCCGTTCTTGCGACCGATTCGCGACCTCGCACAGGGGACTGAACGCGTTGCCGACGGTGACTACGGCCGGCGCCTGCCCGTAGTCCAGGACGACGACCTGGGTGCCCTATCTGCTTCCTTCAACCGCATGCAGGCGGGTTTGGCTGAGCGGCAACGGCTTCAGGCCGCGTTCGGGACGTATGTCGATCCGGCTTTGGCGGCGCGGCTGCTCGAGCAGGGGGACGATGTGTTCACCGGCGAGCGCCGCGAGGTGACGGTCATGTTCGTCGACATCCGCGACTTCACGCCGTTCGCCGAGGCGAACACCGCCGAAGACACCGTCGCCCGGCTCAACGCGCTGTTCGAAATCGTGGTGCCCGCTGTGGTCGAGGCCGGTGGGCATGTGAACAAGTTCCTCGGCGACGGCGCTTTGGCTGTCTTCGGGGCGCCGAACGACCTTGCGAATCATGCCGATGCCGCGGTGAGCGCCGCGATGCTGATGCAGCGACTGGTTGCCGAACGCTTCGAGGGGGCGCTGCGAATCGGCATCGGCATCAACACCGGTGTGGTGATCGCGGGCACCATCGGCGGCGGAGGCAAGCTTGAGTTCACCTTGATCGGTGACACCGTCAACGTGGCGGCCCGTGTCGAACAGCTCACCAAGATGACGGGTGACTCGATCCTGCTGACCCAGCCGACCGTCGACGCCTTGGATACGCCCCCACCCGGACTCGCCGACCGGGGGCTGCACGAGCTGAAAGGAAAGTCGGCTGCCGTGAAGGTTTTCGGCCTCAACCTGTAG
- the groL gene encoding chaperonin GroEL (60 kDa chaperone family; promotes refolding of misfolded polypeptides especially under stressful conditions; forms two stacked rings of heptamers to form a barrel-shaped 14mer; ends can be capped by GroES; misfolded proteins enter the barrel where they are refolded when GroES binds): MSKQIEFNETARRAMEAGVDKLADAVKVTLGPRGRNVVLAKAFGGPQVTNDGVTIAREIDLEDPFENLGAQLVKSVATKTNDVAGDGTTTATVLAQALVKAGLRNVAAGANPIALGLGIGKAADAVSEALLAAATPVSDKTAIAQVATVSSRDEQIGELVGEAMTKVGHDGVVTIEESSTLNTELEVTEGVGFDKGFISAYFVNDFDAQEAVLEDAVVLLHRDKISSLPDLLPLLEKVAESGKPLLIVAEDVEGEALSTLVVNAIRKTLKAVAVKAPFFGDRRKAFLDDLAVVTGGQVVNPDVGLVLREAGLDVLGSARRVVVSKDSTVIVDGGGSKDAVADRVKQLKAEIETTDSDWDREKLQERLAKLSGGVAVIKVGAATETDLKKRKEAVEDAVAAAKAAVEEGIVTGGGAALVQARSALDKLRGELKGDEALGVDVFSSALSAPLYWIATNAGLDGSVVVNKVSEQSNGHGFNAATLSYGDLVAEGIVDPVKVTRSAVLNAASVARMILTTETAVVDKPAEEEDHGHGHHGHAH, encoded by the coding sequence ATGAGCAAGCAGATTGAGTTCAACGAGACTGCGCGCCGGGCCATGGAGGCCGGCGTAGACAAGCTCGCCGATGCGGTCAAGGTGACGCTGGGTCCGCGCGGTCGGAACGTGGTGCTGGCCAAGGCCTTCGGTGGCCCGCAGGTCACCAACGACGGTGTCACGATCGCCCGCGAGATCGACCTGGAAGATCCGTTCGAGAACCTCGGCGCCCAGCTGGTGAAGTCGGTGGCCACCAAGACCAACGACGTCGCAGGCGACGGCACCACCACCGCCACCGTGCTGGCACAGGCTCTGGTCAAGGCCGGCCTGCGCAACGTGGCCGCCGGTGCCAACCCGATCGCTCTGGGTCTGGGTATCGGCAAGGCCGCCGACGCGGTGTCCGAGGCGCTGCTGGCCGCCGCCACCCCTGTGTCGGACAAGACCGCCATCGCCCAGGTCGCCACGGTGTCCTCGCGCGACGAGCAGATCGGTGAGCTGGTCGGCGAGGCCATGACCAAGGTCGGTCACGACGGTGTGGTCACCATCGAGGAGTCCTCGACGCTGAACACCGAGCTCGAGGTCACCGAGGGCGTCGGCTTCGACAAGGGCTTCATCTCGGCCTACTTCGTCAACGACTTCGACGCCCAGGAAGCGGTGCTCGAGGATGCCGTGGTGCTGCTGCACCGCGACAAGATCAGCTCGCTGCCCGACCTGCTGCCGCTGCTGGAGAAGGTCGCCGAGAGTGGCAAGCCGCTGCTGATCGTCGCCGAGGACGTCGAGGGCGAGGCCCTGTCCACGCTGGTCGTCAACGCCATCCGCAAGACGCTCAAGGCCGTCGCCGTCAAGGCGCCGTTCTTCGGCGATCGTCGCAAGGCGTTCCTGGACGATCTCGCCGTCGTCACCGGCGGCCAGGTCGTCAACCCCGACGTGGGCCTGGTGCTGCGTGAGGCCGGGCTGGACGTGCTGGGCTCCGCCCGGCGCGTGGTGGTGTCCAAGGACAGCACCGTGATCGTCGACGGCGGCGGCTCCAAGGACGCGGTCGCCGACCGCGTCAAGCAGCTCAAGGCCGAGATCGAGACCACCGACTCCGACTGGGATCGGGAGAAGCTGCAGGAGCGGCTGGCCAAGCTGTCCGGCGGTGTCGCGGTGATCAAGGTCGGCGCGGCCACCGAGACCGACTTGAAGAAGCGCAAGGAAGCGGTCGAGGACGCCGTCGCGGCGGCCAAGGCTGCTGTCGAGGAGGGCATCGTCACCGGTGGTGGCGCCGCACTCGTGCAGGCTCGCTCTGCCCTCGACAAGCTGCGCGGCGAGCTCAAGGGCGACGAGGCTCTCGGCGTCGACGTGTTCTCCTCCGCGCTGTCGGCCCCGCTGTACTGGATCGCCACCAACGCCGGCCTGGACGGTTCGGTCGTGGTGAACAAGGTCAGCGAGCAGTCCAACGGGCATGGCTTCAACGCCGCCACGCTGTCCTACGGCGACCTGGTCGCCGAGGGCATCGTGGATCCGGTCAAGGTGACCCGCTCCGCGGTGCTCAACGCGGCATCCGTGGCGCGCATGATCCTGACGACCGAAACGGCCGTCGTGGACAAGCCGGCCGAGGAAGAAGATCACGGGCACGGCCACCACGGCCACGCTCACTAG
- the groES gene encoding co-chaperone GroES, with product MVAVNIKPLEDKILVQANAAETTTASGLVIPDTAKEKPQEGTVVAVGPGRWDEDGEKRIPLDVAEGDTVIYSKYGGTEIKYNGEEYLILSARDVLAVVAK from the coding sequence ATCGTGGCAGTCAACATCAAGCCACTCGAGGACAAGATCCTCGTTCAGGCCAACGCGGCCGAGACCACGACCGCTTCCGGTCTGGTCATCCCGGACACCGCCAAGGAAAAGCCGCAGGAAGGCACCGTCGTCGCAGTTGGCCCCGGCCGCTGGGATGAGGATGGCGAGAAGCGGATCCCCCTGGACGTTGCCGAGGGCGACACCGTCATCTACAGCAAGTACGGCGGCACCGAGATCAAGTACAACGGCGAGGAGTACCTGATCCTGTCGGCACGCGACGTGCTGGCTGTCGTTGCAAAGTAG
- a CDS encoding nuclear transport factor 2 family protein, translating into MTVEDKLEVTELLYRYAELIDAGDFDGVGELLGRGSFMGVAGASAIAKLFASTTRRFPEHGNTPRTRHLVLNPIVDVDGERASARSTFCVVQNTDTVPLQPIVVGRYADVFARDENDWYFTERQVEVEMVGNVSDHLMMDPSAFGR; encoded by the coding sequence ATGACAGTCGAAGACAAGCTTGAGGTCACCGAGCTGCTGTACCGCTATGCCGAGCTGATCGACGCCGGCGACTTCGACGGGGTCGGGGAGCTGCTCGGACGCGGCTCGTTTATGGGGGTGGCAGGAGCCTCGGCGATCGCCAAGCTGTTCGCGTCGACGACGCGCCGGTTCCCCGAGCACGGCAACACTCCACGGACCAGGCATTTGGTGCTCAACCCGATCGTCGACGTCGACGGTGAGCGTGCATCCGCTCGCTCGACGTTCTGTGTCGTGCAGAACACCGACACCGTGCCGCTACAGCCGATCGTGGTCGGGCGCTACGCCGATGTGTTCGCCCGTGACGAAAACGACTGGTATTTCACCGAGCGCCAAGTCGAGGTCGAGATGGTCGGGAACGTGTCTGACCACCTCATGATGGATCCGAGCGCTTTCGGCCGGTAA
- the tsaD gene encoding tRNA (adenosine(37)-N6)-threonylcarbamoyltransferase complex transferase subunit TsaD: MIILAIESSCDETGVGIADLAEDGTVRLLADEVASSVDEHARYGGVVPEIASRAHLEALGPTMRRALDTAGIERPDVVAATIGPGLAGALLVGVAAAKAYAAGWDVPFYGVNHLGGHLAADVYDHGPLPESVGLLVSGGHTHLLHVRSLGEPIIELGSTVDDAAGEAYDKVARLLGLGYPGGRVLDELARTGDRDAIVFPRGMTGPRDDPYVFSFSGLKTAVARYVEAHPEASQADVAAGFQEAVADVLTAKAVRAATDLGVSTLLIAGGVAANSRLRELAEERCAAAGLTLRVPRPRLCTDNGAMIASFAAHLIAAGADPSPLDAASDPGLPVVKGQVA, encoded by the coding sequence GTGATCATCTTGGCCATCGAAAGTTCTTGTGACGAAACAGGAGTCGGCATTGCCGACCTCGCCGAAGATGGGACGGTGCGGCTGCTCGCCGACGAAGTCGCCTCCAGCGTCGACGAGCACGCCCGATACGGCGGTGTCGTTCCCGAGATCGCTTCGCGCGCGCACCTGGAAGCACTGGGGCCGACCATGCGCCGGGCCCTGGACACCGCGGGCATCGAGCGGCCCGACGTCGTCGCCGCCACCATAGGACCCGGGCTGGCCGGCGCGCTGCTGGTCGGGGTGGCCGCCGCCAAGGCGTACGCGGCCGGGTGGGACGTCCCGTTCTACGGGGTCAACCATCTGGGCGGGCACCTGGCCGCCGACGTGTACGACCACGGGCCGCTGCCCGAGAGCGTGGGCCTGCTGGTCTCGGGCGGGCACACTCATCTGCTGCATGTCCGGTCGCTGGGGGAGCCGATCATCGAGCTGGGCAGCACCGTCGACGACGCCGCCGGTGAGGCCTACGACAAGGTGGCCCGACTCCTCGGACTCGGATATCCGGGCGGCCGGGTGCTCGACGAGTTGGCCCGCACCGGTGATCGCGACGCCATCGTGTTCCCGCGCGGGATGACCGGGCCGCGGGACGACCCGTACGTGTTCAGCTTCTCCGGTCTCAAGACCGCGGTGGCCCGCTACGTCGAGGCCCACCCGGAGGCCTCACAGGCCGACGTGGCGGCCGGCTTCCAGGAGGCCGTCGCCGACGTGCTGACCGCCAAGGCCGTGCGGGCGGCCACCGACCTCGGGGTGTCCACCCTGTTGATCGCGGGCGGTGTGGCGGCCAACTCCCGGCTCCGTGAACTCGCCGAGGAACGCTGCGCGGCGGCAGGGCTGACCCTGCGGGTGCCGCGGCCGCGGTTGTGCACCGACAACGGCGCGATGATCGCCTCGTTCGCCGCGCACCTGATCGCGGCCGGCGCGGACCCGTCGCCGCTGGATGCGGCCAGCGATCCAGGCCTGCCGGTGGTCAAGGGGCAGGTTGCGTGA
- the rimI gene encoding ribosomal protein S18-alanine N-acetyltransferase, whose amino-acid sequence MTVFDALTRADAARCAELEAKLFVGDDPWPASAFLAELDAKHNRYIAARSEGVLVGYAGISRLGRMRPYEYEIHTIGVDPEFQGQGIGRRLLDDLLHFASGGTVFLEVRTDNEPAIALYESVGFVNIGLRKRYYRASGADAYTMQRLPQGDPK is encoded by the coding sequence ATGACCGTGTTCGATGCGCTGACCCGTGCCGACGCCGCGCGGTGCGCGGAGCTGGAAGCCAAGCTGTTCGTCGGCGACGATCCCTGGCCGGCAAGCGCCTTCCTGGCCGAACTCGACGCCAAGCACAATCGCTACATCGCGGCCCGTAGCGAGGGGGTGCTGGTCGGCTATGCCGGTATCTCCCGGCTGGGCCGAATGCGCCCGTACGAGTACGAGATTCACACCATCGGCGTGGACCCCGAGTTCCAGGGGCAGGGGATCGGGCGTCGGCTGCTCGACGACTTGCTCCACTTCGCTTCGGGCGGAACGGTTTTCCTGGAGGTTCGCACCGACAACGAACCGGCCATCGCGCTGTACGAGAGCGTCGGATTCGTCAACATCGGCCTGCGCAAGCGGTACTACCGTGCCAGCGGGGCCGACGCCTACACCATGCAACGCCTTCCCCAAGGGGACCCGAAGTGA
- the tsaB gene encoding tRNA (adenosine(37)-N6)-threonylcarbamoyltransferase complex dimerization subunit type 1 TsaB: MNVLTIDTATPAVSAGVVRRAEDGTVDPLAERVTVDARAHAEQLTPNVLGAVSDAGITVADLDAVVVGCGPGPFTGLRVGMASAAAFAHALGVPVHGVCSLDAIGIHTDGDVLVVTDARRREVYWAHYRDGVRVDGPSVNAPADVAAVLQSSVAAVAGSPEHAALFTLPRLDVVYPTPAGLVRAVADWDDPQPLVPLYLRRPDAKPSVAARK; encoded by the coding sequence ATGAACGTGTTGACCATCGACACCGCGACCCCGGCGGTGAGCGCCGGCGTGGTCCGTCGTGCCGAGGACGGCACGGTCGACCCCCTCGCCGAACGGGTGACGGTGGACGCCCGCGCCCACGCCGAACAGCTCACGCCGAACGTACTCGGCGCCGTGTCCGATGCCGGGATCACGGTTGCCGATCTCGACGCGGTCGTCGTCGGCTGCGGACCCGGCCCGTTCACCGGGCTGCGGGTGGGGATGGCCAGCGCCGCGGCGTTCGCTCATGCGCTGGGCGTTCCGGTGCACGGGGTGTGCAGCCTGGACGCCATCGGAATCCACACCGACGGCGACGTTTTGGTGGTCACCGATGCGCGGCGGCGCGAGGTGTACTGGGCGCACTACCGCGACGGAGTCCGGGTCGACGGCCCCTCCGTCAACGCACCCGCCGATGTGGCGGCCGTGCTGCAGAGCTCAGTCGCGGCGGTGGCCGGTTCGCCCGAGCACGCCGCACTGTTCACCCTGCCCCGGCTCGATGTGGTGTACCCGACGCCCGCGGGCCTGGTGCGCGCCGTCGCCGATTGGGATGACCCGCAGCCGCTGGTTCCGCTGTATCTGCGTCGGCCCGACGCGAAACCTTCTGTGGCGGCCCGGAAATGA
- the tsaE gene encoding tRNA (adenosine(37)-N6)-threonylcarbamoyltransferase complex ATPase subunit type 1 TsaE, whose product MAERSAGTAELATTEDTIALGATLGAGLKAGDVVVLSGPLGAGKTVMAKGIAQAMDVDGPVVSPTFVLARVHRARQAGRPAMVHVDMYRLLDHPGVDLLGELDALDLDTDLDDAVVVVEWGEGLAERLSEHHLDIRIERDTETETRTVIWQWSAP is encoded by the coding sequence GTGGCTGAACGCAGCGCCGGCACGGCCGAGTTGGCCACCACCGAGGACACCATTGCCCTGGGCGCGACGCTGGGTGCCGGGCTGAAGGCCGGTGACGTGGTGGTGTTGTCGGGCCCGCTCGGGGCGGGCAAGACGGTGATGGCCAAGGGCATCGCCCAGGCCATGGATGTGGACGGACCGGTGGTCTCGCCGACGTTCGTGCTGGCCCGCGTGCATCGCGCCCGGCAGGCCGGCCGTCCGGCGATGGTGCACGTGGACATGTACCGCTTGCTCGACCATCCCGGCGTCGACCTGCTGGGAGAACTCGACGCGCTCGACCTCGACACCGATCTGGACGACGCCGTGGTGGTGGTCGAGTGGGGCGAGGGTCTGGCCGAACGTCTATCCGAACATCACCTGGACATCCGTATCGAGCGGGACACCGAAACCGAGACGCGCACGGTGATCTGGCAGTGGAGCGCCCCATGA
- a CDS encoding alpha/beta fold hydrolase — MSRNAQWLAGAAGLTAVGTVAGRSVARSLTRRRAGEDPYLGEDFERLDADRSSVVTTEDGVPLAVREVGPNDAPLTVVFAHGFCLRMGAFYFQRTRLAEQWGPQVRMVFYDQRGHGQSGAASPDTYTVEQLGRDLEAVLAVTVPRGPAVLVGHSMGGMTVLSHARQFPHRYPKQIVGAAVISSAVEGVARSPLGEILRNPALEAARFLARYAPGAVHRTRGAARSVIGPVLRAASYGDEAVSPSVVEFSQRMMHGTSVTTLVEFLHALEVHDEAGALRVLAKVPTLIACGDRDLLTPMEYSKAMAAQLPRSELVIVGGAGHLVQLEEPVVIDDALVRLVERATPSKLVTLTRRVRDRVRFRG, encoded by the coding sequence TTGAGTCGCAATGCTCAGTGGCTGGCCGGTGCCGCCGGGCTCACCGCTGTGGGCACGGTGGCGGGCAGGTCGGTGGCGCGGTCGCTGACCCGCCGCAGGGCCGGCGAGGATCCTTACCTGGGTGAGGATTTCGAGCGCCTCGATGCCGACCGCAGCTCCGTGGTGACGACCGAGGACGGGGTGCCGCTGGCAGTTCGTGAGGTCGGCCCCAACGACGCACCGCTGACGGTGGTGTTCGCGCACGGTTTCTGTCTGCGCATGGGGGCCTTCTACTTTCAGCGCACCCGGCTGGCCGAACAGTGGGGTCCGCAGGTGCGGATGGTGTTCTACGACCAGCGGGGCCACGGTCAGTCCGGGGCCGCGTCGCCGGACACCTACACCGTCGAGCAACTCGGACGCGACCTGGAAGCCGTTCTGGCTGTGACGGTTCCGCGTGGGCCCGCGGTACTGGTCGGCCATTCGATGGGCGGTATGACGGTGCTCTCGCATGCGCGGCAGTTCCCGCACCGCTATCCGAAACAGATCGTCGGTGCCGCGGTGATCTCCTCGGCAGTCGAGGGTGTGGCCCGTTCGCCGTTGGGCGAGATCCTGCGCAACCCGGCGCTGGAGGCGGCGAGGTTCCTGGCCCGCTATGCCCCCGGCGCGGTGCATCGCACCCGCGGCGCGGCCCGGTCGGTGATCGGGCCGGTCCTGCGCGCGGCGTCCTACGGCGACGAGGCGGTCAGCCCCAGCGTGGTCGAGTTCTCCCAGCGGATGATGCACGGAACCTCGGTCACCACGCTGGTCGAGTTCCTGCATGCCCTCGAGGTCCACGACGAGGCCGGGGCCCTACGGGTGCTGGCGAAAGTGCCGACACTGATCGCCTGCGGTGACCGTGACCTGCTCACCCCAATGGAATACTCAAAGGCCATGGCCGCACAGCTACCCCGCTCCGAACTGGTGATCGTCGGGGGAGCGGGTCATCTGGTCCAGCTTGAGGAGCCCGTGGTGATCGACGACGCACTGGTCCGTCTGGTGGAGCGGGCCACCCCCTCCAAACTGGTCACCCTGACCCGCCGGGTCCGCGACCGGGTCCGGTTCCGTGGCTGA